One part of the Flavobacterium johnsoniae UW101 genome encodes these proteins:
- the pheS gene encoding phenylalanine--tRNA ligase subunit alpha, which translates to MIDKIKQHIEEAKAFNEKNKESLEQFRIKYLGSKGLLKELFNEFKNIPNDQKKDFGQVINTLKAVAEEKVKQIQEELESKEESKGVFGDLTRAAEPVIIGSRHPISIVKNQIIDIFANIGFNVSEGPEIEDDWHNFTALNLPEYHPARDMQDTFFIQTNPDVLLRTHTSSVQVRYMENHKPPIRTISPGRVFRNEAISSRSHCIFHQVEGLYIDKDVSFADLKQTLLYFTKEMFGKSKIRLRPSYFPFTEPSAEIDIYWGLKTETDYRITKGTGWLEIGGCGMVDPNVLKNCDINPDEYNGFAFGMGVERIAMLLYQIGDIRMFYENDVRFLEQFKANI; encoded by the coding sequence ATGATAGATAAGATAAAACAGCATATAGAGGAAGCTAAAGCCTTTAATGAGAAAAATAAAGAATCTTTAGAACAATTTCGTATTAAATATTTAGGAAGTAAGGGTTTATTAAAAGAACTTTTTAATGAGTTTAAAAATATTCCAAACGACCAGAAAAAAGATTTTGGACAAGTAATCAATACTTTAAAAGCTGTTGCTGAAGAAAAAGTAAAGCAGATTCAGGAAGAGCTGGAAAGCAAAGAAGAATCAAAAGGAGTTTTTGGTGATTTAACACGTGCTGCAGAACCAGTAATTATTGGTTCACGACACCCAATTTCTATTGTTAAAAATCAGATTATAGATATTTTTGCCAATATCGGATTCAACGTTTCTGAAGGACCGGAAATAGAAGACGACTGGCATAACTTTACAGCATTGAACTTGCCAGAATACCATCCGGCGCGTGATATGCAGGATACATTTTTCATTCAGACTAATCCCGATGTGTTATTGCGTACGCATACATCATCTGTTCAGGTGCGTTATATGGAAAATCATAAACCGCCAATTCGTACAATTTCTCCGGGACGTGTTTTCCGTAACGAAGCAATTTCATCTCGTTCGCACTGTATTTTCCATCAAGTAGAAGGATTATACATTGACAAAGATGTTTCTTTCGCCGATTTAAAACAGACATTGTTATATTTCACAAAAGAAATGTTCGGAAAATCTAAGATTCGTCTTCGTCCGTCATATTTCCCATTTACAGAACCAAGTGCTGAAATTGATATTTATTGGGGACTAAAAACAGAAACTGATTACCGTATTACAAAAGGAACAGGCTGGTTGGAAATTGGAGGCTGCGGAATGGTAGATCCAAACGTTTTGAAAAACTGTGATATCAATCCAGATGAATACAACGGTTTTGCTTTTGGAATGGGAGTAGAGCGTATTGCAATGCTTTTATACCAAATTGGCGATATCCGTATGTTCTATGAAAACGATGTTCGTTTCTTAGAGCAGTTTAAAGCAAATATTTAA
- a CDS encoding CvpA family protein, translating to MSFFDIIVAALLGYSLYKGIKNGLFVEVASFISLLLGIYLAIKFSSLMSEMISKHVSWNPTNIQITAFILTFILVVIGVYFLAKILTGIADFAMLGWMNKLGGGFFRVLKTILILSIFIALFEKINFNNTFAKKETLDNTIFYNPVKKVAAFVYPSIEKWYDTFKKEHSEKAEEKEQATNKE from the coding sequence ATGAGTTTTTTTGATATTATTGTAGCCGCACTTTTAGGTTATAGTTTATATAAAGGCATTAAAAACGGACTTTTTGTTGAAGTCGCTTCTTTTATTTCTTTGCTATTAGGAATTTATCTTGCCATAAAGTTTTCTTCATTAATGAGCGAAATGATTTCAAAACATGTTTCTTGGAATCCTACCAATATCCAGATTACGGCTTTTATTCTAACTTTTATTCTGGTTGTAATTGGCGTTTATTTTCTGGCAAAAATATTAACCGGAATTGCCGATTTTGCCATGCTTGGCTGGATGAACAAACTTGGAGGCGGATTTTTCAGGGTTCTAAAAACTATTCTTATTCTAAGTATATTTATTGCTTTGTTTGAGAAAATTAATTTCAATAATACTTTCGCCAAAAAGGAAACTTTAGATAATACTATTTTTTATAATCCGGTTAAAAAAGTCGCTGCTTTTGTATATCCGTCAATTGAAAAATGGTACGACACTTTTAAAAAAGAACATTCTGAAAAAGCAGAAGAAAAAGAGCAAGCTACAAACAAGGAATAA
- a CDS encoding glycoside hydrolase family 95 protein, protein MNSTLIKKTFFILLLTSYYTNILAQSKNVLWYKQPAEFFEESLVLGNGKMGSTVFGGVNSDKIYLNDITLWSGEPVNANMNPEAYKNIPAIRETLQNENYKLAEELNKKVQGKNSESYAPLGTLEINNSEKGKAVNYRRELDISNAVSKVSYEMAGIKYTREYFVSAQDQIMIIKLTADQKGALNFDINLKSLLKSNVEVRNNILVMTGSAPIHENAGYNVLPKYLALKDRGTRFTGLVQIKKTDGKITSSRETLTLKDATEAIIYVSVATSFNGFDKNPASEGLDDIAIAAQNLNKAFEKPFDKIKESHIADYQKFYNRVDLNLGKTTAPDLPTDERLLRYADGNEDKNLEILYFNYGRYLLISSSRTLGVPANLQGLWNLHLSPPWSSNYTMNINLEENYWLAENTNLSEMHKSLLSFIKNLSVTGKVTAKTFYGVDKGWAAAHNSDIWAMTNPVGQFGKEDPMWACWPMAGAWLSTHIWEHYIFTQDETYLKKEGYPLMKGAAEFCLGWLVTDKKGNLITSPSTSPENQYKLEDGFVGATFYGGTADLAMIRECFDKTIKASKVLNTDASFRVKLETVLSKLHPYQIGKKGNLQEWYFDWDDQDPKHRHQSQLFGLFPGDHITPLKTPDLAEASKKTLEIKGDETTGWSKGWRINLWARLWDGNRAYKMFRELLRYVDPDGKKTEKPRRGGGTYPNLFDAHPPFQIDGNFGGAAAVAEMLVQSDENEIRLLPALPDAWAEGSVKGICARGGFEIEMAWSNKNLTHVVISSKTGGKTTLIFGDKKQEIVLKKGEKKEINF, encoded by the coding sequence ATGAATTCAACCCTTATCAAAAAAACATTTTTCATCTTACTTCTCACATCTTATTATACAAACATTTTGGCACAATCAAAAAATGTTTTATGGTACAAACAACCCGCAGAATTTTTTGAAGAAAGTTTGGTTTTAGGAAACGGAAAAATGGGCTCGACAGTTTTTGGAGGTGTAAATTCAGATAAAATTTATTTGAATGACATTACACTTTGGTCAGGTGAACCCGTAAATGCAAATATGAATCCGGAAGCTTATAAAAATATTCCAGCGATTCGCGAAACATTGCAAAACGAAAACTACAAACTGGCCGAAGAATTAAATAAAAAAGTACAAGGAAAAAACTCCGAATCGTATGCGCCTTTAGGAACACTGGAAATCAATAATTCTGAAAAAGGAAAAGCTGTAAATTATCGCAGAGAACTGGATATTTCAAACGCCGTATCAAAAGTAAGTTATGAAATGGCCGGTATAAAATATACACGAGAGTATTTTGTTTCGGCACAAGACCAAATCATGATAATTAAATTAACTGCCGATCAAAAAGGAGCTTTAAATTTTGATATCAATTTAAAAAGCCTTTTAAAATCTAATGTAGAAGTACGAAATAATATCTTGGTTATGACTGGTTCTGCGCCAATTCATGAAAATGCAGGATACAATGTACTGCCAAAATATCTAGCCCTAAAAGATAGAGGTACACGATTTACAGGTTTAGTTCAAATCAAAAAAACCGACGGAAAAATTACAAGTTCGAGAGAAACCTTAACCTTAAAAGACGCAACAGAAGCGATTATTTACGTTTCTGTCGCAACAAGTTTTAATGGTTTTGATAAAAATCCGGCATCAGAAGGTTTAGACGATATAGCAATTGCGGCACAAAACCTGAATAAAGCTTTTGAAAAACCATTCGACAAAATAAAAGAATCTCATATTGCCGATTATCAAAAATTTTATAATCGCGTTGACTTAAATTTAGGCAAAACAACCGCTCCTGATTTGCCAACAGACGAGCGTTTATTGCGTTATGCAGACGGAAATGAAGATAAAAATCTCGAAATATTGTATTTTAATTACGGTCGGTATTTATTAATCAGCTCTTCAAGAACACTTGGAGTACCGGCAAATCTGCAGGGACTTTGGAATCTGCATTTAAGTCCGCCCTGGAGCAGTAATTATACAATGAATATTAATCTGGAAGAAAACTATTGGCTGGCAGAAAACACCAATCTTTCAGAAATGCACAAATCGCTTTTGAGTTTCATTAAAAACCTTTCGGTAACAGGAAAAGTTACGGCAAAGACTTTTTATGGAGTAGATAAAGGCTGGGCTGCAGCGCATAATTCAGATATCTGGGCAATGACCAATCCTGTTGGGCAGTTTGGAAAAGAAGATCCAATGTGGGCTTGCTGGCCAATGGCGGGTGCCTGGCTGAGTACTCATATTTGGGAACACTATATTTTTACACAAGACGAAACATACTTAAAAAAAGAAGGTTATCCGTTAATGAAAGGTGCTGCCGAATTTTGTTTGGGCTGGCTTGTAACCGATAAAAAAGGAAATTTAATTACATCGCCATCCACTTCCCCAGAAAACCAATACAAACTGGAAGATGGTTTTGTGGGTGCGACATTTTACGGAGGAACGGCAGATTTAGCTATGATTCGCGAATGTTTCGATAAAACCATAAAAGCGTCAAAAGTGCTGAATACAGATGCTTCTTTTAGAGTAAAATTAGAAACAGTACTTTCAAAATTACATCCGTATCAAATTGGTAAAAAAGGAAATCTGCAGGAATGGTATTTTGACTGGGATGATCAGGATCCAAAACATCGCCATCAATCGCAGTTATTCGGACTTTTTCCAGGCGATCATATTACGCCTTTAAAAACTCCGGATTTGGCTGAAGCCTCTAAAAAAACGTTAGAAATAAAAGGAGATGAAACAACCGGCTGGTCAAAAGGCTGGAGAATTAATCTGTGGGCAAGACTTTGGGACGGAAACCGCGCTTATAAAATGTTCCGAGAATTACTTCGTTATGTAGATCCTGACGGAAAGAAAACGGAAAAACCAAGAAGAGGAGGAGGAACATACCCAAATTTATTCGATGCACATCCGCCATTTCAAATTGATGGTAATTTTGGAGGTGCAGCTGCGGTTGCGGAAATGTTAGTTCAGTCAGATGAAAATGAAATTCGATTATTACCTGCTTTGCCAGATGCCTGGGCAGAAGGTTCTGTAAAAGGAATCTGCGCCAGAGGCGGGTTTGAAATTGAAATGGCATGGAGTAATAAAAATCTAACTCATGTTGTAATCTCTTCTAAAACAGGGGGAAAAACAACTTTGATTTTTGGTGATAAAAAGCAAGAGATTGTTTTGAAAAAAGGAGAGAAAAAAGAAATTAATTTTTAA
- a CDS encoding sialate O-acetylesterase, translating into MKKYLMVILLIFSVFASANVKMPLLFSDGMVLQRGKQIPIWGFADADEKIEVHFNKQIQKTTADKNRKWTLNLKSEKAGGPFELIIIGKNTITIKNVLVGEVWICSGQSNMEFQVFKTMNAEKEIADSNYPMIRHFGVAQDLSGKPKDDLKAGKWETANKETVGNFTAVGYYFARKLYSELKIPIGIINTSWGGTNVETWTSREAFQNSDEFKSMIADVPVVDIDAVFESYKKSILDNLKKVQSFDISMENEDQFKKPDFQDKNWPEIKVPSLWENQQIGNIDGIVWMRKTIVLTAEQAKKEAVLHLAKVDDEDKTYVNGVEVGTNNLWDKLRIYKIPANVLKEGTNVIAVRITDYSGGGGIYGDPADLKIDFKDSNVSLEGLWKFNIVKVRIEVSPNSYPSLLYNAMVNPLVPYAFQGVLWYQGEANVWRAEQYKKSFPLMITDWRTKFKQGNFPFYFVQLSTFDEFGGNSQKGSRWAELREAQSETLKLPNTGMAVTTDIGNAKDIHPTNKQDIGLRLAAIAMNNIYGKKQIHSGPVYKSQEIKGNQIVLTFDNIGSGLSTPNNDELKGFEIAGADKVFHSAKAIIKDNKVIVSSDKVQNPLAVHYGWADDDTQINLFNKEKFPASQFRTDNWEMITAGEKYKVSK; encoded by the coding sequence ATGAAAAAGTATTTAATGGTTATTTTGCTGATATTTAGCGTTTTTGCAAGCGCTAATGTAAAAATGCCTTTATTGTTTTCAGATGGAATGGTGCTCCAAAGAGGCAAACAAATTCCAATTTGGGGTTTTGCTGATGCTGATGAAAAAATAGAAGTCCATTTTAACAAACAAATCCAAAAAACCACAGCTGATAAAAATAGAAAATGGACTCTTAATTTAAAATCAGAAAAAGCCGGCGGACCTTTTGAGTTGATTATAATTGGAAAAAATACAATCACGATCAAAAATGTTTTGGTTGGTGAAGTATGGATTTGCAGCGGACAATCGAATATGGAATTTCAGGTTTTCAAAACCATGAATGCCGAAAAAGAAATTGCAGATTCAAATTATCCTATGATTCGTCATTTTGGAGTGGCGCAGGATTTAAGCGGAAAACCAAAAGACGATTTAAAAGCTGGAAAATGGGAAACGGCAAACAAAGAAACTGTTGGTAATTTTACAGCTGTTGGATATTACTTTGCCAGAAAATTATATTCAGAATTAAAAATTCCAATAGGAATCATAAATACTTCCTGGGGAGGAACTAATGTGGAAACCTGGACAAGCCGTGAAGCATTTCAAAACAGTGATGAATTTAAATCGATGATAGCCGATGTTCCGGTTGTAGATATTGATGCAGTTTTTGAAAGCTATAAAAAATCAATTTTAGACAATCTGAAAAAAGTGCAGAGTTTTGATATTTCAATGGAAAACGAAGATCAATTTAAAAAGCCGGATTTTCAGGATAAAAACTGGCCGGAAATAAAAGTGCCTTCACTTTGGGAAAACCAGCAGATTGGAAATATTGATGGAATTGTCTGGATGCGAAAAACGATTGTTCTAACTGCCGAACAAGCTAAAAAAGAAGCCGTTTTACATTTAGCAAAAGTAGACGATGAAGACAAAACGTATGTAAACGGAGTAGAAGTAGGAACCAATAACCTTTGGGACAAACTAAGAATTTATAAAATTCCAGCCAATGTTTTAAAAGAAGGAACAAACGTGATTGCTGTTAGAATTACAGATTACAGCGGCGGCGGCGGAATTTATGGTGATCCAGCCGATTTAAAAATCGATTTTAAAGACTCAAATGTATCTCTGGAAGGACTTTGGAAATTTAATATTGTAAAAGTAAGAATCGAAGTTTCGCCTAATAGTTATCCTTCATTATTATACAATGCCATGGTAAATCCGTTAGTGCCGTACGCGTTTCAGGGTGTTTTATGGTATCAGGGAGAAGCTAATGTATGGAGGGCAGAACAATATAAAAAGTCATTTCCGCTGATGATAACTGACTGGAGAACAAAATTCAAACAAGGAAACTTTCCGTTTTATTTCGTTCAATTGTCAACCTTTGATGAGTTTGGCGGCAACAGCCAAAAAGGAAGCCGTTGGGCAGAACTTCGAGAAGCACAGTCTGAAACTTTAAAACTCCCAAACACAGGAATGGCGGTTACAACCGATATTGGAAACGCAAAAGATATTCATCCAACCAACAAACAAGATATTGGATTGCGTTTGGCTGCGATTGCGATGAACAACATTTATGGTAAAAAACAAATTCACAGTGGACCAGTTTATAAATCTCAGGAAATAAAAGGGAATCAGATTGTTTTAACTTTTGACAATATTGGCAGCGGATTATCAACGCCAAATAACGATGAGTTAAAAGGATTTGAAATTGCAGGTGCAGACAAAGTTTTTCATTCTGCAAAAGCCATTATAAAAGACAACAAAGTAATTGTTTCGAGCGATAAAGTTCAAAATCCACTTGCTGTTCATTATGGCTGGGCAGATGATGATACACAGATCAATCTTTTCAACAAAGAAAAATTTCCTGCATCACAATTCAGAACCGATAATTGGGAAATGATTACTGCCGGCGAAAAATACAAAGTGAGTAAATAG
- a CDS encoding cellulase family glycosylhydrolase, whose product MEKIIKGYLFSFVLCFSFLSIWACSSDKEEAEKTAEKTLTVDTNKIDFANTGNDVNIKVTTNARTWKISSADTKWLELSQTSGVTGSVLVKITALENTGKEARTAVITITSDETSPIQIAVSQAGGAAAPGLYPSYNTNPIAADQTGMSSNAVQLAAKIKLGWNIGNTMEATGGETAWGNPKVTKALIDAVKANGFNAIRIPCSWNQNLANASTAQIQTAWLNRVKEVVQYCVDNDMYVLVNIHWDGGWLENNITEAKKEETNAKQKAFWEQIATHLRDFDEHLLFASANEPAVEDAAQMAVLTSYHQTFIDAVRSTGGKNAYRTLVVQGPTTDIEKTNKLMTVLPTDTAANRMMVEVHYYTPWNFAGLTKDESWGKMFYYWGSGYHSATDTERNANWGEEADLEKNFKLMKTQFVDKGIPVLLGEFGAIRRTSLTGDALTLHLASRAYYLKTVVKTARANGLLPFYWDEGSTGDNSFGIFKRSDNTVFDSQALTALKEGLQ is encoded by the coding sequence ATGGAAAAGATCATCAAAGGTTACCTGTTTAGTTTTGTATTATGTTTTTCTTTTTTAAGTATTTGGGCTTGCAGTTCAGATAAAGAAGAAGCAGAGAAAACAGCCGAAAAAACACTTACGGTTGATACTAATAAAATTGATTTTGCCAACACAGGAAACGATGTCAACATAAAAGTGACAACAAATGCCAGAACATGGAAAATCAGCAGTGCCGATACTAAATGGCTCGAACTAAGTCAGACTTCTGGTGTTACAGGATCAGTTTTAGTTAAAATTACAGCTTTAGAAAATACCGGAAAAGAAGCAAGAACAGCTGTTATAACAATTACTTCTGATGAAACCTCGCCAATACAAATTGCAGTTTCTCAGGCAGGAGGCGCAGCAGCTCCAGGTTTATATCCAAGCTATAATACAAATCCAATTGCTGCAGACCAAACCGGAATGTCAAGTAATGCAGTACAGTTAGCCGCAAAAATAAAATTAGGCTGGAACATTGGCAACACAATGGAAGCAACTGGCGGAGAAACCGCTTGGGGAAATCCAAAAGTTACAAAAGCTTTAATCGATGCTGTAAAGGCAAATGGCTTTAATGCCATTCGAATTCCGTGTTCATGGAATCAAAATTTAGCGAATGCTTCAACTGCACAAATTCAAACTGCCTGGCTGAACCGAGTGAAAGAAGTTGTACAATATTGTGTAGATAATGACATGTATGTTTTGGTAAACATTCACTGGGACGGCGGCTGGCTGGAAAACAATATTACCGAAGCCAAAAAAGAAGAAACTAACGCCAAACAAAAGGCTTTCTGGGAACAGATAGCCACCCATTTACGTGACTTTGACGAGCATTTACTTTTTGCAAGTGCCAATGAACCTGCTGTTGAAGATGCTGCACAAATGGCAGTTTTAACATCCTATCACCAAACGTTTATTGACGCTGTTCGTTCTACAGGAGGAAAAAATGCGTATCGTACTTTAGTGGTTCAGGGACCAACAACCGACATTGAAAAAACAAATAAATTAATGACCGTTTTGCCAACAGATACAGCCGCAAATAGAATGATGGTTGAGGTTCATTATTATACGCCATGGAATTTTGCAGGTTTAACAAAAGATGAATCCTGGGGTAAAATGTTTTACTATTGGGGATCAGGCTACCATTCAGCAACCGATACAGAAAGAAATGCAAACTGGGGAGAAGAAGCAGACTTAGAGAAAAATTTCAAGTTAATGAAAACTCAGTTTGTAGATAAAGGAATTCCGGTCTTATTAGGAGAATTTGGAGCAATCAGAAGAACAAGTCTAACCGGAGATGCTTTAACTTTACATTTAGCATCAAGAGCGTATTACTTAAAAACGGTGGTAAAAACAGCTCGTGCAAACGGATTATTACCTTTTTATTGGGACGAAGGAAGTACAGGCGATAATAGTTTTGGAATTTTTAAAAGAAGCGATAATACTGTTTTTGACTCACAGGCTTTGACGGCTTTAAAAGAAGGATTACAATAA
- a CDS encoding glycoside hydrolase family 3 C-terminal domain-containing protein: protein MKNKMIYLSAALVFAFFTSCKNETQTSASNSSQTEEYVGKEISTDHDAEIDKLISQMTLEEKIGMLHGNSMFANAGVKRLGIPELKMADGPLGVREEISRDNWAPAGWTNDFATYYPAGGALAATWNAEMAHTFGTSLGEELRARDKDMLLSPAINMVRTPLGGRTYEYMSEDPFLNKKIAVPLVVGLQEKDVMACVKHYAANNQETNRDFVDVQIDERTLREIYLPAFEATVKEAKAYSIMGAYNKFRGEYLCENDYMLNKILRDEWGFKGVVVSDWAAVHSTAKSLKNGLDIEMGTPKPFNEFFLADKLIAAVKSGEVSEKEIDLHVKRILRVLFQVKAMGGGERAKGSIATEAHYQDAYKIAAEAIILLKNENNALPLKLDGVKSIAVIGNNATKKNALGGFGAGVKTKREVTPLEGLKNRLPSSVKINYAEGYLEKYEEKNKGNLGNITSTGPVTIDKLDPAKVQEAVEAAKKSDVAIIFAGSNRDYETEASDRRDLHLPFGQEELIKKVIEANPKTIVVMIAGAPFDLNEVSQKSSALVWSWFNGSEGGNALADVILGKVNPSGKLPWTMPKQLKDSPAHATNSFPGDKAVNYAEGILIGYRWFDTKNVAPLYPFGYGLSYTTFALDNAKTDKDSYAQNDVIEVTVDVKNTGKVDGKEVVQLYTSKSDSKITRAAQELKGFKKADVKAGGSEKITIKVPVKELAYYDVAAKKWTVEPGKYTIKLGTSSRDIKKEINFTIK from the coding sequence ATGAAAAACAAAATGATATACCTTTCTGCAGCTTTGGTTTTTGCATTTTTTACTTCTTGTAAAAATGAAACACAAACTTCAGCTTCAAATTCCAGCCAGACTGAAGAATACGTTGGGAAAGAAATCAGTACAGATCATGATGCCGAAATTGACAAACTGATTTCGCAGATGACATTAGAAGAAAAAATAGGAATGCTCCACGGAAACAGCATGTTTGCTAATGCAGGCGTGAAACGTTTAGGAATTCCAGAATTAAAAATGGCCGATGGGCCATTGGGAGTTCGCGAAGAAATTTCAAGAGACAATTGGGCTCCGGCAGGATGGACAAACGATTTTGCAACGTATTATCCGGCAGGAGGTGCTTTAGCAGCAACTTGGAATGCAGAAATGGCACATACTTTCGGAACCAGTTTAGGAGAAGAATTACGCGCAAGAGACAAAGACATGCTCCTTTCGCCAGCGATCAATATGGTAAGAACACCGCTTGGAGGAAGAACGTACGAATACATGTCGGAAGATCCGTTTTTAAATAAAAAAATAGCTGTGCCTTTGGTTGTTGGTTTACAAGAAAAAGATGTAATGGCATGTGTAAAACACTATGCAGCAAACAATCAGGAAACAAATCGTGATTTTGTCGATGTACAAATTGACGAACGTACACTTCGTGAAATTTATCTTCCCGCTTTTGAAGCTACTGTAAAAGAAGCAAAAGCATATAGTATAATGGGCGCTTATAACAAATTTAGAGGCGAATATTTATGTGAGAACGATTATATGCTGAATAAAATCCTTCGTGACGAATGGGGATTTAAAGGAGTTGTAGTTTCAGATTGGGCTGCGGTGCATTCAACAGCAAAATCTTTGAAAAATGGTTTAGATATTGAAATGGGAACACCAAAACCTTTCAACGAATTTTTCTTAGCCGATAAATTAATTGCAGCAGTAAAATCTGGAGAAGTTTCTGAGAAAGAAATTGATCTTCATGTAAAACGTATTTTAAGAGTTTTATTTCAAGTGAAAGCAATGGGCGGAGGCGAGCGTGCAAAAGGAAGCATCGCTACCGAAGCGCATTACCAAGACGCTTACAAAATTGCAGCAGAAGCAATTATATTGTTAAAAAACGAAAACAATGCACTGCCATTAAAATTAGATGGAGTTAAATCTATTGCTGTAATTGGAAACAACGCAACAAAGAAAAATGCTTTGGGCGGATTTGGTGCCGGAGTAAAAACAAAAAGAGAAGTTACACCTCTTGAAGGTCTTAAAAACAGATTGCCTTCATCAGTTAAAATCAATTATGCTGAAGGATATTTAGAGAAATATGAGGAGAAAAATAAAGGAAATTTAGGAAATATTACTTCTACAGGACCAGTTACAATTGACAAATTAGATCCTGCAAAAGTTCAGGAAGCTGTAGAAGCTGCTAAAAAATCTGATGTTGCCATTATTTTCGCAGGTTCAAACCGTGATTACGAAACAGAAGCTTCAGACCGTAGAGATTTACACCTGCCATTTGGACAAGAAGAATTAATCAAAAAAGTAATAGAGGCAAATCCAAAAACGATTGTAGTAATGATTGCCGGCGCTCCGTTTGATTTGAATGAAGTAAGCCAGAAATCATCAGCTTTAGTTTGGAGCTGGTTCAATGGTTCTGAAGGCGGAAATGCTTTGGCTGATGTTATTTTAGGAAAAGTAAATCCGTCAGGGAAATTACCTTGGACAATGCCAAAACAACTAAAAGATTCTCCTGCACACGCCACAAACAGTTTCCCTGGAGACAAAGCGGTTAATTATGCTGAAGGAATCTTAATAGGATACCGTTGGTTTGATACTAAAAACGTAGCACCATTATATCCTTTTGGTTACGGATTATCATACACAACTTTCGCACTTGATAATGCCAAAACAGATAAAGATTCTTACGCTCAAAACGATGTAATTGAAGTTACGGTTGACGTTAAAAACACTGGAAAAGTAGACGGAAAAGAAGTAGTTCAGTTGTATACTTCAAAATCTGATTCAAAAATTACCCGTGCGGCACAAGAATTAAAAGGATTCAAAAAAGCAGATGTAAAAGCTGGCGGTTCAGAAAAAATAACAATCAAAGTTCCAGTAAAAGAATTGGCTTACTATGATGTTGCTGCTAAAAAATGGACAGTTGAGCCAGGAAAATATACAATTAAGTTAGGAACTTCTTCTAGAGATATTAAAAAGGAAATTAACTTCACAATTAAATAA